GGCATATTTCACCTGCGCACCCAAGCGGCGCTGATCACCGCCCGCGTCTAGCTCAGTGGGGCGCATTTTGCCGCCGCCGCGTTACAGCCGCCATACCGACGCGATACCGACATCGTTTTTTGGCCGCTTTTAGGTGGCCAACGACATGGCAAAGCGGCCTCTGCTGCAGCCGCAAGGCTGTAGTGTTAGGCAAATTTCACATGGTAGAATCGGAAAAGATTATGCTAGGTTTTGTGGTATGGTCACACTCAGCCCCAATATGGCGGAAAGTCCGGGCAAAATCCGCCAGCTCGATGACGCCGCAATAAACCGCATCGCCGCCGGCGAAGTGGTCGAAAGGCCGGCCTCTGCGATCAAAGAATTGGTGGAAAATGCCCTAGACGCCGGCGCCACAGACATCACCATAGACACCGCCGCCGCCGGCAAAACCCTGATCCGCGTGACCGACAATGGATGGGGCATTTCACCCGCTGACCTACCGCTTTCCTTGGCGCGTCATGCCACGTCCAAAATTGACGGATCAGACCTGTTGAATATCCACAGCTTTGGCTTTCGCGGCGAGGCACTTCCTTCACTGGGCGCTGTTGGCCGGTTGACTTTAACCAGCAAAACCAAAGGACAAGACGCGGCTCAGATCACCTGTGCTGGCAGTGTTATCTCAGACGTCAAACCTGCGGCTTTGAACCAAGGCACTGTGGTTGAGCTGCGCGATTTGTTTTATGCCACTCCGGCGCGATTAAAATTTCTACGCAGCGACCGCGCCGAAGCCCAAGCCATTAATGACATCATTAAACGCCTTGCGATGGCGCAGCCAACGATTGGATTTTGGCTACGTGATGTCGGCGGCGACACACCGAGAACCATATTTCGGGTCGCCCGCCAAAGTGGCGATATGTTTGACGCCTTACAAGGCCGCCTATCTCAGGTTTTAGGGCGTGATTTTGTGGCCAATGCCCTGACCATAGATGCAGAGCGGGATCAGCTAAAGCTGTCCGGCTTTGCAGCTCTGCCAACCTTTTCGCGCGGCGCGGCAGTGATGCAGCATCTTTTTGTCAACGGCCGGCCAGTTCGTGACAAACTGCTATACGGGGCTCTGCGCGGTGCATACTCAGATTTTCTATCACGCGATCGCCATCCGGCTGCTGTACTTTTCATCAATTGCGATCCGCATTTGGTGGATGTTAACGTACATCCCGCCAAGACCGAGGTTCGCTTTCGCGACCCTGGAACGGCGCGTGGATTAATCGTCTCAGCCCTGCGTCACGCTTTGGCCGAAGCTGGGCACCGCGCGTCGAGCACGGTCGCCGGGGCCGCTTTGGGGGCAATGCGGCCCGAAACAGATAAAAGGCCAATATATCAAATGGACCGGCCCAGCGCCCGATCCCTCTCCAATAGCTATCAAGCCCAAGCGCCACAATTTGCCGAAACGGCCGCAGTCTTTGCACGCATTTATGAGGATAAAACGCCGGCCCCTGAGGCAAACGGCCCCTCCCAGTCCCAAACCCAAACGGACCCAGCAGAAAATGACTTTCCCTTAGGGGCTGCACGGGGTCAGGTGCATGAAAATTATATCCTTTCCCAAACCACAGACGGTCTCGTGATTGTCGATCAACATGCAGCGCACGAGCGGCTGGTTTACGAAAAACTCAAAAAGCAAATGGCCGAAAACGGTGTGGCCGCGCAAGCACTCTTAATTCCAGAAATTATTGAACTTTCTGACACAGACTGCCAAAGGCTAATTGATTTTGCAGAGGCCTTGAAGCCATTGGGATTGGTTCTTGAGGCTTTTGGCCCCGGTGCTGTGGCCGTTCGAGAAACTCCTGCGATTTTGGGCAATGTGGATGTAAAAAGCTTGATTTTAGATATTCTTGATGAACTGACGGACAGCGGCACATCACAAGTCCTTAGTGATAAAGTAGAAGCGGTGCTCAGCCGCGTCGCCTGTCACGGATCAGTGCGCTCGGGCCGCCGAATGCGCGCCGAGGAAATGAATGCGCTGCTCCGCGAGATGGAGGCAACCCCGCATTCCGGTCAATGCAATCATGGTCGGCCAACGTATATTGAACTGAAACTGGCTGATATCGAACGGCTTTTCGGGCGTACATGACCATGGACATCGACTTTAGCAATCCTGTAATACAGTTGGCCTTTCTGGGCGCTGGCATTTTTATCATCCTGCTGCTTCTAATGGTGCGCGCCGCCACTAAGTCAGCTAAAGTTATCGCGCCTCTGGCGCGTCATATGTCGGACCTTGGCCAACGTGTGCAAGCCCTTGGAGATGGGCAGGAACGTTTGGCTGGCGGGCTTCATCATGTCTCAGAAGCTCAAGCCCAAGCGCAGGCTAATATGCTAAAGCTGATGGAACAAAGATTAGCGATGGTCCAACAGCAGATGAACGAAAACCTTCACGGAACAGCGCGGCGCACAGCACAGTCTTTAGGCGATCTTCAACAACGCTTGGCAACCATTGATAAAGCACAGGAAAACATCACGAAACTATCCGGTGATGTGCTTAGCCTGCAAGATATCCTGTCGAACAAACAAACCCGTGGTGCTTTTGGGGAAATTCAGCTGAATGATATCGTCTTAAATGCGCTGCCCAGCGACAGCTACACTTTACAAGCCACACTTTCTAATGGCCGCCGTGCGGACTGCCTAATCCATCTGCCCAATCCCCCGGGGCCAATTGTGATTGATAGCAAATTTCCCCTTGAAGGCTATGAAGCGCTGCGCAATGCATCCACGGACTGGGAGGTAAGCGAAGCAAGAAAAGCCCTGCGCACAGCAGTCAGAAAACACATTAGGGATATTTCTGAAAAATATATCCTAGAAGGCGAAACTGCCGATGGGGCGTTGATGTTTCTGCCTTCAGAAGCGGTCTATGCCGAATTGCACGCGAATTTTTCTGATGTGGTGCAAGAAGGTTTTGCTGCGCGGGTGTGGATTGTATCACCAACCACCTGCATGGCCACCTTAAATACAATGAGGGCCATATTAAAAGATGCCCGCATGCGTGAGCAGACCGGCGCAATTCGGCGCGAATTAGGGCTTCTATTTCAGGATGTTGAGCGCCTTGGAACCAGAGTTGAAAACCTTGATCGGCATTTTGGGCAAGCAGCAAAAGACCTGTCTGAGATAAAAATCAGTGCTGACAAAGCAGGACGACGGGCGCGGCGGCTGGACAATTTTGATTTTGAAGAACTGGCCAATACCAGTGATCCCTCGCCGATCCCCCTTGAAAAACCATAAGCCCAATTCGTGATACGCGTTGCTAAAAAGATGGCCAAGACCATTGCGGTTTAACCAGCCAACACCTGCAATAGTTCTTTTCAATGGAAAAAATTTCCTATCTGCACCCTGAAATATGGAATTTTCGTCCTCATGGGGTTTTGCGTAAAATTTTCACCTTGTATCAACTGGTCTCAAGGTTTAGGCCAACCCATTATCTTGCTCGACATATCAGGCATTGTCAGGAGACCAAAAATGTCATTTCTGAAAACCATTGTTGCCAGTACTCTTGCCTTCACAGCTTCACTCGCAACATTTTCTGTAACAGCTCAAGCACAAGAAGTGACACTGAGGTTTCAACATTTCGTTTCTCCACAATCGGCAAACCCTAAATACTTCATCGAACCGTGGGCGCGTAAAGTTGAAAAAGATAGCAAGGGACGGATTAAAGTTGAAATCTATCCGTTCATGCAGTTGGGCGGCGCCGCCAAGAACCAATATGATTTGGTACGCGATGGGGTACTAGATGGCGGATGGGTCATCCCCGGCTATCAACCCGGCCGCTTTCCCGAAGCCGAAGCCATGGAACTGCCCTTTATGGTCACAAAATCGGCAGAGGCTGCCAGCCGCGCAGCTTGGATATTCACCCAAAAACACCTTGCTGATGATTTTGCCGACGTCCACCTGATTGCGGCCCATATGCACGGACCCGGGATTGTACATAAAAAGGGCCCTTCGATTTCATCTGTCGCTGATTTCACCGGGCTTAAGTTGCGCGGGCCGTCCCGCCCTGCAACATTGCTGCTGGAAAAGCTTGGCGCGTATCCGCTTGGGATGCCTGTCCCTGCCTTCCCTGAAGCTCTGTCAAAGGGTGTTGTTGACGGCGGTGTTATCACTTGGGAAATGGCTCCATCGCTCAAATTGAACGACCTGACCGATAGCCATACTGATGTTGCTGGTAACAAATCGCTTTATAACCTTTATTTTATCTGGGCTATGAACCGCGATAGCTATGCCGCGCTGCCGGATGATCTGCGCGCTGTTATTGATGCCAACTCGGGGGCAGAAACATCGGCCTGGGCCGGCCGGGCACATGATATAGGCGACACCGAAGGCCGTGACTTAATGGCCGCATCCGGAAACCAGATTGCCACATTAGGTCAGGCTGAAACAGACGAGATCAAGGCCCTCGGCGACGCGGTCATTCAAGAATGGATTGCTGATGCCAATGCCAAAGGCCTGGATGGGCAGCTTTTGGTCGATGATGCCAGAAGCGCTGTGGCTGGAACCTTAAACTAACTCTGCGGCGGGTTGCTCAACAGCCACAGCGCAACTGGGCAAAACTTTTTAACTCTGTGCCACTTGTTTCAAACACCACTGTTTCATTAAAGTTGCATAATCATTTCTCTTCACCTTGACAGCACAAGGGCTTATAGGCTCTGTGAAAAGAGTTGCAGTTTGCAGGACGAAATAAATGGCCCATATAATTGTTGTAGGCAATGAAAAAGGCGGCGCTGGAAAATCTACCGTTTCCATGCATGTGGCAACCGCATTGGCCCGCATGGGCTTTCGGGTCGGCGCATTAGATCTGGACCTTAGACAACGTTCATTGGCCCGCTATTGCCTCAATCGTAGCACTCATATTTCTCAAGATGGGCTCGAATTGCCCGGTCCAACAAGCTATGAATTACCAGAAATTGACAAAGCCAGCGTGCCTGAAGACGAAAACATATTTGACCATAGGCTTTCCGCCGCAATTGCCCGGATGGAGCCACAAAGCGACTTTATTCTTATCGACTGTCCGGGCTCACACACGCGCTTAAGTCAGGTTGCGCATTCACTTGCTGATAGTCTGGTGACACCACTGAATGACAGTTTTGTTGATTTTGACCTGCTGGCACATATTAGCAGTGATGGTGAAACCATTGAGGGGCCTTCTGTATATTCCGAAATGGTTTGGAACGCGCGTCAGCTGCGCGCTCAGGCCGATCTGTCCCCAATTGATTGGGTTGTTTTACGCAACCGTGTTGGCGCACAGCAGATGGTCAATAAACAAAAAATGGAGCGCGCTTTGGAAAAGCTGTCCAATCGCATCGGGTTTCGAATTGCCCCGGGCTTCAATGAACGTGTCGTGTTTCGCGAACTGTTTCCCCGCGGCCTTACTTTGCTTGATCTCAAAGATGTAGGCGTCAAGCAACTCAATATCTCAAATATTGCCGCGCGGCAGGAATTGCGCGATCTGATCAAGGCCTTGAACCTGCCAGATGTAACGCTCAATTTTTAACTCTAGCGGATTGAAGCAGATCTACTGCTTAGCCCAAACCATCAGGCTTTTTCTTTGCAAAAATACTCCCGCCGGAGGCAGTCTAGGAATCCACTACTGACAGATTTTAAATGAAAATTGATCATATCCAATTGGCAATACCAGAAAATTCCGAACAACTTTGTCGTAGATTTTGGGCTACGATATTAGGCTTTGAAGAACTGGAAAAACCGGAAAACCTGCGTGCCCAAGGCGGTGCTTGGTTCCGGCATGGAAGTGTTGAAGTTCATCTTGGCGTCGAAAAAAAATTTCGCCCCGCAGAAAAAGCCCACCCTGCTTTTGCCGTGGCAGAGATCACCCTTTTGGCAAATACCCTAACGACCAATGATTACGATGTTTTTTGGGATACCTCAATTCCCACTAGACGCCGGTTTTTCACCAATGATCCGGCCGGCAATCGTATTGAATTTGTGGAAATTTTTCGCACTACGTGAATTTTAGTGTTCTTAGCGCCAAGTCTTAAATCCGAACATTGAATAATCCCGATGGTATATTTCTTTAACTGAGCCTTCGATATCGCTGTCATAGATTTCATCAAGCCAATTTAACTTCGGGTCATGCTCGGGCTCAAACCGGGGCGCTGTTTTGAGGGCGATCTGGTCGCACAAGCTTACAAGGCCTTGGGTTACCTGATCTTCTCTGATCACTTGATCGGGCAAACAAAACCCTGCAAAACCTGTTACAATGGCGCTTTGACTTGCCCAGTGGCTATCAATTCGGATGTTGGTTTGCAAATTTAGATTTGGCTTCAAGAACTGAAGAAATGTTTTGAATGCTGATTTGTGCATTTCGACTTTAAATTCTTCGTCCGGCGGCGGTAGAGTGAGTCCATAGTTTTTTTCCAGATGATGCTTGATGCCTGGATAACTGTGCTCGCTATCAGTAAGGATTTTATCACAAAACGCTTGATACGCCCGGGCAACCGGATGTCGCAGAACTGTAAAAGACCGATGGATCGAATGTTGATTTTTCCATTTTCGGAGAGTGTTTTGTGAAAAATTCTGCTGTAATTCATTTTGCTGCACGCTGTCCAGTTTTGCCATCCATTTCAGGATTGATGGCGTCGGCCCTGAGGGGATCGGCATGAACAATAAAGGCGCTTTTTTTGCAGCTATAAAATGGGGTACCGAGGGCCCTCGCTGCGGTTCGAAGTTTGGAGTATGCGTTAAGATAAACGGATCAAGTGTTGCCAATTCCGCGCGCATTTTTGGATAATTTTTAACTTTGGCCTTTAGAGGCTGAGGGTTTTGCGGTTTGAGTTTTCGACCTAGCCGATCAAGAGGCTTTTGTGACCCAATGTAACGGGCTAATCCATTGACAATATCCAACTCTGTCAAATCATCATAGGTGATGTAAAAACATGTCTGCCCAGATTTTTGTAGCTCTTGAAGAAGTAACTTTTGGAAGAGTTGCAAATTTTGCAACCGACCGGTGAATTCCTGTAGATTAAATTCAATACTTTGCTCTTTCCTTTTTGCCACGTTGGTCAATTTCCATTGATCTGTAGCCTGCGCTATTTTCCAGGACACATAGCTATCTAAGGGATTGCGGGTTAGAACAATTTTGGCACAATCCGGGTCTGGTAAAATAACCTTCAAAACTCTGGGGTCGTGGTCATGGAAAAAACGAAAGCCAACGGTTTCAGAGCTTTGATCACGGATCGCATAAAGCAACTGCATTGGATCACCGTCGCGCTCTTTTTGACTGATCCCCAAAAGATCAGTCCTGTTTGGATACCCAATAAAGCTTGGATTAAACGCCTCTCCAACGCATGAAATATCATCATAGGCGTTAAGATGGGTTTCAAGCAGATTAGATCCCGTTCGCATTTCAGCAAACACAACAAAATATTTGAATTTTTGTGCCATAATATATTACTTTTTTAAATACGGCTTAATTGCCGGCTTTTTTCTAGGTTCGGTATTCAAAGCGGAAATATTTCCAATCGCATAGGGGTGCATACCTTGATTTTGAAGCTCTCGCAGGAACGCATTGAAGCCTGTTAGGTCATGCATTTTGGGAAGGTTTATCAAAGGATCCTGTGCTGGCATACCAGTGGTTGATAAAGCCATCTGCAACGCCTCAGCGGGTGATGAAAGCAAATCCTCAAAAGTCCACAAATGGACCTGTGCTCTGGTCCATTTGTTTTTCAATTGCTCAATATACTTCATTTCGCGCTGTTGCAGCAGCGCTGCTTCTTGGCGTAATTGTGAAAATGGCTTTTCCGATCTGAACAGGGAAATAGCCCAAGCCCCACTGACCACCATAATCCGCGCATTGCTATCCAATGCGATAATATCGCCTAATTCTGGGGTATCTGCCGGGCCATATTGAAAACATTGATGTTCTCCTTGGGTGTTCCAGATTAAATTGGTCAAAAACGCTTTGACATTACGATCACGCAGCTTGGCGCTCGAACTTAACCCACCTTTGAAAACATCGCTTTGATTAGAAAAATAGGCACATTCAGGATCGAATAAATGCCCGTGAACGCGGGCTTTTGAATGCTCTTCAAACCAGCTTTCAAAATCAATGAATATCTCAGAAAACCCTTGAAAGACCGAATATTCGCTTGCAGTAACCTCTTGGACATAATCCGCATTTGGAAACCTGCTTTGCATATAAAGACCCGGGCGGCCTTTTGTGCTGCGTTCACGCGCGCGCACAAAATATCGCTTTACTTGCTCAGCATTTGGTAGCGAGTCTGAGGTTTTCTGGTCATTTTCGCTTAGAAAATGACTATACAGTCGATCAGCACTCGGCCAAATTTTGCGCGCAACAAAGCAATTTGAACGCCGCAGTAGCTGTAAATGATCATCGTAAAAGATGTGCGGTTTTCCCTGATGATCAAAGACTGATAAAGTCAAAGATTGACTTTGAATATTCTTGCTGTGGCGGCGAACCAGCGTTTGGAAATAGCTTTCATCAGGAATCCACACCCGTTTGAAATAGTAATCAAGATCAGATCTCTGGGGATCAGCCATGATAGCTTTCAAGGTCACAGATGAAAGACACCACCACTGCGAACCCATATGGGGCACAATTGAGTTTGGAATCTTTCGCTTGACGCCCAGAGCACGTTGAATTTTTACCGATAAATCAAACAATCGCCTTTGTTTTTTCCAGGAAAATGGAAATCTTAAAGTAAAACGCTCGGCATCAAGGCCCCCTTCCGTCCAAGAGACATCCGCCGTGGTTGCCGACTCAATGAAATCTACATCCGGTTGCCCAGCTAGGTAACTTTTTAAGTCTTGAACTGGCCGCAATGGAAGGCAAGAGCCCGAACATAAAAAAACATGATCTGTTTGGGGAAAGTCCTGAAACATAAGCTTGACCGAAGCGAGTGTGGCTGCAACCAAACCCCAGGTTCCCCATTCGCACTTGTGCCGTTTGGAAAACCGTATGAAAGAGTTTCCCGATAATCTGTCCTTTAGGGCCAAGATATCTTCATGTGCAATTCTTTGGTCAAGGTGCAAAACAACTGGGCAATTTGCTTTGGTCCAGAACTCGGAAACCTCAACCACCCTATCAAGCGATTGGTGAACCAAAATTATGATACCTAACGAGTGCATTGATATGCTATGCCCAATTCCCTTTGGAGATCAGCCCAAGTATTTCAAGCTGCCGCCAATTTGAATATTTTTCAGACCAGTTGGTCCACATCTCTTTATTGTCCTGCAAGGCATCATGGTATTTTTTATATTCATAACTCTGAGCATAGTGTTCATTGCGCTGAATTTCCAACTTTGCCTTTTCGGATAATTCTTCTAAGTCCACAAATTTTGTATGCAGCAAGACCCCGCACGCCTTTTCACCGCCATCCCGGTCATAGATGAGATTTAGACCACGCGGCAAAAGCATATGCGTCGACAAATCATAAGCATATCCTGTTTGCCATTTAATAAGGGGAATTTTATTTAACGCTGGTGCTTTCAAAGGGTCATTTTGAAAAAACTGACGGGCGCGGGGTCCACCCTGAATCCATAAGTTTTGCATCAACGGGTTATGCTCAAAAGTGTAATTTCCGGTGTCAAACCAACCCGACATATCCAGCGGGTTTTGCCCAGCACGATACGGTGTTTTTTCTAATTCGGCCTTTGGATACATATCTAAAAGCATCGCACCAAAAGCACGGGTACAAGATGTATCTAGCCAATCGGTCAAAGCACTGAGCGGTCGAGTATCACAGTATGGATAGACAAAAAGCTCGTCCGCATCCACTATTAAACACCAATGATTGTGCCCATATGATCTTAATAGCCATGTAATCCAATCCATTCCAAAACGGGATTTTCGGTAACTACCTTTGGTACTCCAAACGGAAACATCAGTTTGTTTTTTTAAATAGTCCGGTCCTTCATCACTGCTTCCATTGTCTACAATTAGAAAATGACCAACACCCAGATTACGATAATATTCAAGAAAATAAGGCAGCCGGATATATTCATCTTTTATCGTTGTGAAAAGTAATACATCTGATTTTTTGATAGCAGTTGTATGATCCAGTGAAAGCGCTAGCTCGCGCCGTTTCCGCAGCGCTCGAAGGTTTAAGCGCCTACGGCGCAAACGTAGCCGATAAGACTGTCCAAACTTCATAGCACGCACCAATTTGTAAATCTTATAACACAGCAAGGCTGTTCAATACATGAATTAACAAGTGCAAAAATACCAGCCTCTTCAAACGAAGAACTTTTATGCATCATACCCACCCTCCTTTGGACATCAGTCCCAAAGCTTCGAGTTGCCGCCAGCCTAAAAATCGTGTCGATGCTGTGCACCAAAGTTCTGGTTTGGAAATCACACGATTATAATAATCTTCATAAAGCGCGCTATTTTCAAAGTGCTCTTTTCGATGTCTCTCTTCTTCTGATTTTGTGACAATTTGAGGTAAGAATTTACTATGGAGCAAAATACCGCTGGGCGCTATACTGCCATCCTCTTGGTAGGTTTTATTGAGCTGTCTTGGTAAAGCTGAATGTGTAGAGCTCACATAGGTAAAGCGCCTGTTCCATTTGATCAAAGGCACTTTATTGAGCGTTGGCGATTTCTTCGGGTCTTTGGCAAAAAAACATCTTGCGCGCGCGCCGCCTTGAATCCAAAGGTTTTCCAAAATCGGCTTTTTTTGAATGGTATAATTACCGTGATCAAACCACTTTAGAATCTCAAAAGGGGACCTGACCTCGGGACTATTACCCTGCCCAATCCGGCCTTTGGGATACATATCAAGCATCATTGCGCCAAATGAACGGCGGCCGTTTTGCTCTAACCATTTTGTTAATGCTGGCAACGGACGAGTGGTCCAATTTGGATAGATTAGGATTTCATCTGCGTCGAGCGTCAGGCACCAATGGCCATGGCCGTATTTAATCATCAACCAAGTGAGCCAATCGATACCAAAGCGTGATAATTTATAACTATGCTCAGTACGCCAGATAGAAATATCTGGCTGTGCTTTGAGATACTCAAGTGTTCCATCAGAGCTGGCATTATCTACGACTATAAAATGACAAATACCCAACGCCCTATGATGGTTTAAAAAAAAGGGCAATCTTTGTAATTCATTTCTGACGGTAACGAATAACAAAATATCATTATCTTTTATAGAACCCGTCTGGTTGAGAATAGGGTTCAATTGATAGCTTTTTCGCCAAGCTCGAAACAGAAAACGTCGTCTTTTGATGCGTAATTTATATGCGGTCCAACCATCAAGACCAGATTGCAATAAACGTTTAATCATATGGGTAAGAGGTGGAAACGTGAACCGCGCCAAATGCGTTTTACTTGACATAATCAACCTTTTGATCCCAGCGCCAAGCATCGGTAATCATTTGTTTTAGATTTGACCGATGCGGCGTCCACCCTAATTCCTGTGCAGCGCGCTTTGATCCAGAAACGAGTTTTTGACAATCTCCGGGGCGCCTGTCACCGTTTTTTATCGGAATGTTGTGATTGGTAATACGCGAGGCCTGATCAATAACTTCACGTACGGAATATCCCTGACCAGTTCCAAGGTTAAAAATTTGATTACTTTTGCCTTGATTTAACCACTCAAGTCCAAGGATATGAGCGTCAACGAGATCACTTACATGAACATAATCACGAATGCATGTGCCATCTTTTGTATCATAATCCGTTCCATATACAGTCAACATATCACGCTTGCCCGAGAGCGTTTCCAAAATCAAAGGTATCAAATGTGTTTCCGGATGGTGACATTCGCCAATATCGGCATCCAGATCCGCGCCAGCAACATTGAAGTAGCGAAAAATCACGTATCGCAAATCACTTGAAGACGAAAAGTTTTTGAGCATTTCTTCGATTGTGCGTTTCGAAGCCCCATATGCATTAATCGGATGCTGAGCGCAGGTCTCGTCAAGGACCACATTGTCTTGTTCGCCGTATGTTGCGCATGTGGATGAAAATACAAACTTGTCACATTTATGGGCGACGGCAGCTTCGATCAAATTAAGCGACCCCTGCACATTATTGCGCCAATACATGCCTGGCTCTTTCATACTTTGCCCGACCTGACTAAGGGCTGCAAAGTGCATCACGGCCTTTGGATTGAATTTCGTGAAAACTGCATCTAATGCAGTTGGGTCCAATAAATCCCCTTGAAAGAACGGACCAAACTTTACTGCATCTTTCCAGCCTGTAGAAAGATTATCAAAGGTGACCGGTACATATCCTAGGCGCTTTAGTGCTTTACAGGCATGCGAGCCAATATAACCGGCGCCTCCCGTGACCAAAATATGTGTCAATTTTTGCCCCCAGCGCGTTATTGAGCAGCCTTGTTTGTAACAAGTGTCTCATGCAAATAATCAGTGAGTTCGGCATTTAAATCGCTGCGCGCAAGTGCAAAAGATATTGTTGCTTGGAGAAAACCAGCTTTCGAACCACAATCAAAACGGCGGCCATCAAAGCGAAATCCGTTTACAGGGCGCCCCTCTTTGATCTCTTGGGCAATCGCATCTGTAAGCTGTATTTCTCCGCCAGAGCCTACTTTAAGATTACCAATATTTTCCATAACAGATGGCGTCAAAAGATACCGCCCAATGACTGCTAAATTAGAAGGCTCAGTTCCAGCTAATGGCTTTTCCACCATTTTCTTGACCGGCAATAAGTGACCAAACTGCTTTTCCACATCCAAAATACCAAAGGATGATGTTTGATGACTTGGTACTTCCATCGCAGCAACCATGCTGCCACCGGTTTCCTGATACGCTTCTATCATTTGCTGCAAACACGGTTTTTCCGCGGCAATGACATCATCGGGCAAAATAACTGCAAAAGGCTCATTCCCGATTAATTTGCGGGCGCACCAAACTGCATGCCCCAAACCCAACGCGCTGTGTTGACGAATATAGGCGATTGATCCGCTATCCATATTGGTGGTTTCAAGGGTTTGTAAAAGCTCATTTTTGCCCTTTTCCCTTAATATAGCTTCAAGCTGTGGAGCATGATCAAAATAATCCTCTAGGGCGCTCTTGCCCCGGGCTGTTACGAAAATAAACTCGGTAATACCGGCGGCTCTTGCTTCGTCAATTGCATATTGAATCAGGGGACGGTCAACGAGCGTTAGTATTTCTTTTGGAATTGACTTCGTGGCCGGTAAAAACCGAGTGCCAAGCCCTGCCACCGGAAATATTGCTTTTGTGATTTTTGTATGCATTTTAAAATTACCCCATAGTATATTTCTGTACCCTAGGGGATATGTGTGAATTAAAAAAGGTAGAAATGTGGCCAATTTTGGGAAACTATGCCCGTTCAGTCATCAATACAAATGGCAAAAAATGTCACTGAGCAGCCATGACGGTGACTATTTTATTTTTTTAAATTTACGCCCTTTACCAGGGCTATAAAATACGGATTCTCATACTTAGACT
The nucleotide sequence above comes from Rhodobacteraceae bacterium Araon29. Encoded proteins:
- a CDS encoding glycosyltransferase family 2 protein; its protein translation is MKFGQSYRLRLRRRRLNLRALRKRRELALSLDHTTAIKKSDVLLFTTIKDEYIRLPYFLEYYRNLGVGHFLIVDNGSSDEGPDYLKKQTDVSVWSTKGSYRKSRFGMDWITWLLRSYGHNHWCLIVDADELFVYPYCDTRPLSALTDWLDTSCTRAFGAMLLDMYPKAELEKTPYRAGQNPLDMSGWFDTGNYTFEHNPLMQNLWIQGGPRARQFFQNDPLKAPALNKIPLIKWQTGYAYDLSTHMLLPRGLNLIYDRDGGEKACGVLLHTKFVDLEELSEKAKLEIQRNEHYAQSYEYKKYHDALQDNKEMWTNWSEKYSNWRQLEILGLISKGNWA
- a CDS encoding glycosyltransferase family 2 protein gives rise to the protein MIKRLLQSGLDGWTAYKLRIKRRRFLFRAWRKSYQLNPILNQTGSIKDNDILLFVTVRNELQRLPFFLNHHRALGICHFIVVDNASSDGTLEYLKAQPDISIWRTEHSYKLSRFGIDWLTWLMIKYGHGHWCLTLDADEILIYPNWTTRPLPALTKWLEQNGRRSFGAMMLDMYPKGRIGQGNSPEVRSPFEILKWFDHGNYTIQKKPILENLWIQGGARARCFFAKDPKKSPTLNKVPLIKWNRRFTYVSSTHSALPRQLNKTYQEDGSIAPSGILLHSKFLPQIVTKSEEERHRKEHFENSALYEDYYNRVISKPELWCTASTRFLGWRQLEALGLMSKGGWV
- a CDS encoding glycosyl transferase; protein product: MHSLGIIILVHQSLDRVVEVSEFWTKANCPVVLHLDQRIAHEDILALKDRLSGNSFIRFSKRHKCEWGTWGLVAATLASVKLMFQDFPQTDHVFLCSGSCLPLRPVQDLKSYLAGQPDVDFIESATTADVSWTEGGLDAERFTLRFPFSWKKQRRLFDLSVKIQRALGVKRKIPNSIVPHMGSQWWCLSSVTLKAIMADPQRSDLDYYFKRVWIPDESYFQTLVRRHSKNIQSQSLTLSVFDHQGKPHIFYDDHLQLLRRSNCFVARKIWPSADRLYSHFLSENDQKTSDSLPNAEQVKRYFVRARERSTKGRPGLYMQSRFPNADYVQEVTASEYSVFQGFSEIFIDFESWFEEHSKARVHGHLFDPECAYFSNQSDVFKGGLSSSAKLRDRNVKAFLTNLIWNTQGEHQCFQYGPADTPELGDIIALDSNARIMVVSGAWAISLFRSEKPFSQLRQEAALLQQREMKYIEQLKNKWTRAQVHLWTFEDLLSSPAEALQMALSTTGMPAQDPLINLPKMHDLTGFNAFLRELQNQGMHPYAIGNISALNTEPRKKPAIKPYLKK
- a CDS encoding NTP transferase domain-containing protein, giving the protein MHTKITKAIFPVAGLGTRFLPATKSIPKEILTLVDRPLIQYAIDEARAAGITEFIFVTARGKSALEDYFDHAPQLEAILREKGKNELLQTLETTNMDSGSIAYIRQHSALGLGHAVWCARKLIGNEPFAVILPDDVIAAEKPCLQQMIEAYQETGGSMVAAMEVPSHQTSSFGILDVEKQFGHLLPVKKMVEKPLAGTEPSNLAVIGRYLLTPSVMENIGNLKVGSGGEIQLTDAIAQEIKEGRPVNGFRFDGRRFDCGSKAGFLQATISFALARSDLNAELTDYLHETLVTNKAAQ
- the galE gene encoding UDP-glucose 4-epimerase GalE, giving the protein MTHILVTGGAGYIGSHACKALKRLGYVPVTFDNLSTGWKDAVKFGPFFQGDLLDPTALDAVFTKFNPKAVMHFAALSQVGQSMKEPGMYWRNNVQGSLNLIEAAVAHKCDKFVFSSTCATYGEQDNVVLDETCAQHPINAYGASKRTIEEMLKNFSSSSDLRYVIFRYFNVAGADLDADIGECHHPETHLIPLILETLSGKRDMLTVYGTDYDTKDGTCIRDYVHVSDLVDAHILGLEWLNQGKSNQIFNLGTGQGYSVREVIDQASRITNHNIPIKNGDRRPGDCQKLVSGSKRAAQELGWTPHRSNLKQMITDAWRWDQKVDYVK